A single region of the Malus sylvestris chromosome 8, drMalSylv7.2, whole genome shotgun sequence genome encodes:
- the LOC126632732 gene encoding uncharacterized protein LOC126632732: MPRPKPNTRSNTMEARFAAFEAEFPSLIREAVKSALDDQFSSRLDARLPAYFEQFRRELHHELPSRREGEGSSHPPPSDFLAHPDLAQLQSPRSPGNQPPRPPWQQRLEFPCFTEGDDLIAWIYKAEQFFAFYGIPDAHRVHTASFHFEGELLHWFRWMDCTNTTPTWPEFTQALCREFGPSEFDDSAEALFKLRHTGNLD, from the exons ATGCCCCGTCCTAAACCAAACACTCGTTCCAACACCATGGAGGCTCGATTTGCCGCTTTCGAAGCTGAATTTCCATCCCTCATTCGTGAGGCGGTGAAATCCGCTCTGGATGATCAATTCTCCTCTCGGCTTGACGCACGTCTTCCAGCATATTTTGAGCAGTTCCGTCGTGAGCTCCATCATGAATTGCCCAGTCGTCGGGAGGGTGAAGGGTCCTCTCACCCACCCCCTTCCGATTTCCTTGCTCATCCAGATCTGGCACAACTTCAGTCACCTCGCAGTCCTGGCAACCAGCCTCCCCGACCGCCTTGGCAACAACGGCTCGAATTTCCCTGTTTCACTGAAGGCGACGATCTCATTGCTTGGATCTACAAAGCGGAGCAGTTTTTTGCCTTCTACGGGATCCCGGACGCTCACCGTGTTCACACTGCTTCCTTCCATTTTGAGGGGGAGCTTCTTCACTGGTTTCGCTGGATGGACTGTACCAACACCACACCCACTTGGCCGGAGTTTACCCAAGCTCTTTGTCGTGAGTTTGGACCCTCTGAATTTGATGACAGTGCCGAGGCTCTCTTCAAACTTCGACACACAG GAAACTTGGATTAG
- the LOC126631358 gene encoding uncharacterized protein LOC126631358, giving the protein MYSSQFQAPGLPVQHLPPHYVSNPYVAHQASSPVAFAARTTPLPSVPQQEFWLLDSGATNHMTSDISNLQAATPYPSNESVTGANGQGHQQGTLPRTE; this is encoded by the exons ATGTACTCATCACAGTTTCAGGCTCCTGGTTTACCAGTTCAGCATCTGCCTCCGCACTATGTTTCTAATCCTTATGTGGCTCACCAAGCATCATCTCCAGTAGCTTTTGCTGCTAGGACTACTCCATTACCTTCTGTTCCACAGCAAGAATTCTGGTTGCTTGACTCGGGGGCTACCAATCATATGACCTCTGATATTTCGAACCTGCAAGCTGCTACTCCATATCCATCCAATGAATCTGTTACTGGagctaatg GACAAGGTCACCAACAAGGTACTCTACCAAGGACTGAGTAA
- the LOC126632734 gene encoding uncharacterized protein LOC126632734: MAAESFRWLLQLHKDVPKASRFNAEGLDFTVNVCTIRWADLRFGSLKLSLMQSPKDHVMQNGNSSLLFFTVPDINQTVTNLMALGGAELDGPIKHEMKSAGSRQHDTYNDNEQGYIVE, encoded by the exons ATGGCAGCGGAGTCGTTTAGGTGGCTACTGCAGCTGCACAAGGACGTGCCAAAAGCCTCCCGGTTCAATGCGGAAGGGTTGGACTTCACCGTTAATGTCTGCACTATTCGATGGGCGGATCTACGGTTCGGCTCACTCAAGCTTTCCCTCATGCAATCCCCCAA GGATCATGTAATGCAGAATGGAAACTCTTCACTTTTGTTCTTCACGGTGCCAGACATTAATCAAACAGTGACGAACTTAATGGCATTAGGAGGAGCTGAACTTGATGGCCCTATCAAACATGAAATGAAATCGGCTGGATCGAGACAGCATGATACATACAATGACAATGAGCAAGGTTATATAGTCGAATAG